One Natronomonas gomsonensis genomic window, ACCGACTTCGACGCCGTCGTCGTCGGGGCGGGCTTTTCGGGACTGTACATGTTACACCGACTCCGAGAGTTGGGGCTGTCGGTGCGAGTCTACGAGAAGGGCGACGGCGTCGGCGGGACGTGGTACTGGAACCGCTATCCCGGCGCCCGCTGTGACAGCGAGAGCCACATCTACTGTTACTCCTTCGACGAGGACCTCTACGAGGTGTGGGAGTGGTCGGAACGCTACCCCGAACAGCCCGAAATCCTCGAGTATCTCAACTTCGCCGCCGACGAACTCGACCTCCGCCGGGACATCGCCTTCGAGACGGAGGTCACCTCGGCCAGCTACGACGACGAGGCGGCGACGTGGACCGTCGAGACGGCCGACGGCGATAGCGTCGAGACGCGCTTTTTCATCAGCGCCGTCGGCTGTCTCTCCGAACTGTTCAAACCCGACTTCGACGGCCTCGATACCTTCGACGGTGAGTGGTACCACACCGCCCGGTGGCCCCACGACGGCGTCGACCTCGACGGCAAGCACGTCGGCGTCGTCGGTACGGGGTCGACGGGCATCCAGTTCATCTCCGAGAATGCCTCGCGGGCGAGTCACCTGACGGTGTTCCAGCGGACGCCGAACTACGCCGTCCCCGCGCGGAACCGACCACTGGAAGCCGACGAGTACGAGGAGATACGCGACAACTACGACGCCATCTGGGAGCGGGCGCGCAACTCGCGGTTGGGGATGCCGTTCGAACCCGACGAAAACTCCGCACGCGGCCTCTCCGAAGACGAGATACGGGACATCTTAGAGGACCGCTGGCAACAGGGCGGTTTCCGCTTTTTGCACGCCTTCGAACCCGGCCACGTGTTGTCGAACGCCGAAACAAACGAAATCATCTCGGAGTTCATCCGCGAGAAGATTCGCGAACGGGTCGACGACCCCGAAACCGCTGAGAAGCTCGTCCCGACGGACCACCCCTACGCCTCCAAGCGGCCGCCGATGGATTACAACGACTACTACGGGACGTACAACCGTGATAATGTCTCGCTGGTCGACGTGGACGCCAATCCGATAACCGAACTCACGCCAGACGGCGTCCGGACGACGGCCGACGAGTACGACATCGACGTGTTGGTCTTCGCGACGGGATTCGACGCGATGACCGGCGCCATCTTGGCGATGGATATCTACGGACGGGACGGTCGCTCACTGGAAGAGAAGTGGGCCGACGGTCCCACCACGTATCTCGGACTCGGCATCCATGACTTCCCGAACTGCTTCACCATCACCGGCCCACAGAGTCCCTCCGTGCTGACGAACATGCCGATGTCCATCGAACAGCACGTCGAGTGGATAACCGACTGCATCGCCTACATGGACCGCGAGGGCTACGACCGCATCGAAGCGACCGCCGAATCCGAACAGCAGTGGGTCTCACAGACCAACATGCTGGCCGACAACATGCTGTTCTCGGAGGCCAAGTCGTGGTATCGCGGCGAGAACGTCCCCGGCAAGCCGGGCATCTTCACGCCATTCCCGGGTGGTCTCGAAATGTATCGCGGCATCTGTGAACGGGTTGCCGAAGACGACTACGACGGCTTCGAACTCCGGCGGGCACCCGACGCCCCGACGGTCGAGCAGTAGTCGGTCGTCTCAGAACGACCGAAGCGCTTCGAGTTTCTCTGCCGCCGCGCCCGATTCGAGTGCGTCGCGGGCCGCCTCAAGGCCACCGCGGATGTCGTCGGCGTCGCCGCCCGCGTAGATGCGCAGGGCGGCGTTGACGGCGATTGCGTCGGCAAAGTTGTCCTCGCGGTCCCCCGACAGCACTTCTTCGGTAATCGTTGCGGAGTCGGCGGCCACGTCGTCGACGCCGAGGTCCTCCTCCTCGAAGTCCATGCCGTACTCCGGCGTCTCGATGTCGAAGTCGTCCATCTCTTCGCCCTCGTTCCAGACAGCGACTTTCGTCGACCCCGGTCGCACGTCGTCGTAGCCCTCCATCCCCTGGAACATGACGACGCGGTCGACGGGTACGGTTTCGCTTTCCTGGAAGGTGTCGATGATGCGCTTGGCGTAGGGCAGGTGATAGAACGACCCGAGGTGCGTCGACGCCTCGGCGGGATTCGCCAGCGTCTCGATGGTGTTGACGAAGGTGCGGACGCCCATCATGTCGCGACGCTCTTCGAGGGCGGTAATCTCGGGTGCGAAGTTCGGCTGGTAGTAGAAGCCGAAGCCGACCTCGTCGGTCATCTCGGCCGACTCCTCGGGCGTGAGGTCGGTGCGGACGCCCAACTCGTCGAGGACGTGCTTGTAGGCGTCCTGTTTCTGCGTCGGGACGCGGTCCCCGGAGTGGACGACGACGGGCGTGCCCGCGGCCGCGGCGACGAGGCCGGCGGCGACGCCGAAGATGGCGCTCCGGCCCTTGCCGTCGTAGTTCGCTCCGCAGTCGACGGGGTCACACTGCGGCGCGTACGTCTCGGTTCCCTCCGCCATCACGTCGATGTAGGCGGCCAGCTCCTCGGGCGTGTTGCGCTTCCAGCGGTTCGCCAGCCAGAAGGCACCCAGTGTCGTGTCGTCCGGTTCGAAATCGAGGATGCGACGGAACGCCTCGGCGGCCTGCTCGCGCGTCATGTCGTCGGCGGACTTGTGTCCGGAGCCGACGACTTCGGTCATCAGACGCTTGAGGGGCCACTCGCCGTATTTCTCGGTCGCTTGGGCCATACCGAAGATTGGGGCAGGGGCACAAAAACGTCCACGGTTGTCGCCTGTCACGGAACGGCCCGCCGGAACCGACGGACCCTAATCCCCGCCTGCCGTACCACCGGCAATGAGCACGTCGGCGGCCGACGACGCGGACTGGCGTTCGGACCTCGATGCGGTCGACGAAGCCCTCATCGACGGCTATCAGTCGGACTTCCCCGTTGAGCGGCGACCGTTCCGTCGCGTCGGGGCGGAACTCGGCATCG contains:
- a CDS encoding anthranilate phosphoribosyltransferase; its protein translation is MAQATEKYGEWPLKRLMTEVVGSGHKSADDMTREQAAEAFRRILDFEPDDTTLGAFWLANRWKRNTPEELAAYIDVMAEGTETYAPQCDPVDCGANYDGKGRSAIFGVAAGLVAAAAGTPVVVHSGDRVPTQKQDAYKHVLDELGVRTDLTPEESAEMTDEVGFGFYYQPNFAPEITALEERRDMMGVRTFVNTIETLANPAEASTHLGSFYHLPYAKRIIDTFQESETVPVDRVVMFQGMEGYDDVRPGSTKVAVWNEGEEMDDFDIETPEYGMDFEEEDLGVDDVAADSATITEEVLSGDREDNFADAIAVNAALRIYAGGDADDIRGGLEAARDALESGAAAEKLEALRSF
- a CDS encoding flavin-containing monooxygenase encodes the protein MSDGDVREAATERDSETTDFDAVVVGAGFSGLYMLHRLRELGLSVRVYEKGDGVGGTWYWNRYPGARCDSESHIYCYSFDEDLYEVWEWSERYPEQPEILEYLNFAADELDLRRDIAFETEVTSASYDDEAATWTVETADGDSVETRFFISAVGCLSELFKPDFDGLDTFDGEWYHTARWPHDGVDLDGKHVGVVGTGSTGIQFISENASRASHLTVFQRTPNYAVPARNRPLEADEYEEIRDNYDAIWERARNSRLGMPFEPDENSARGLSEDEIRDILEDRWQQGGFRFLHAFEPGHVLSNAETNEIISEFIREKIRERVDDPETAEKLVPTDHPYASKRPPMDYNDYYGTYNRDNVSLVDVDANPITELTPDGVRTTADEYDIDVLVFATGFDAMTGAILAMDIYGRDGRSLEEKWADGPTTYLGLGIHDFPNCFTITGPQSPSVLTNMPMSIEQHVEWITDCIAYMDREGYDRIEATAESEQQWVSQTNMLADNMLFSEAKSWYRGENVPGKPGIFTPFPGGLEMYRGICERVAEDDYDGFELRRAPDAPTVEQ